A window from Micromonospora profundi encodes these proteins:
- a CDS encoding acetolactate synthase large subunit, translating into MTRPTPETLAHTARRARAAEPAGTADPAASRAAAVPAAPAVRPPAPTEVSGAGSLVRSLEALGVDVVFGIPGGAILPAYDPLYDSTVRHILVRHEQGAGHAATGYAQATGKVGVCMATSGPGATNLVTPIADAYMDSVPMVAITGQVARPSIGTDAFQEADIQGITLPITKHNFLVQNADEIPQVLAQAFHLASTGRPGPVLVDIPKDVLQASTTFAWPPTLELPGYRPTLNPHGKQIREAARLMAAARRPVLYVGGGVLKAGATDGLRRLAELTGIPVVTTLMALGAFPDSHPQHLGMPGMHGTVSAVYGLQKADLIVALGARFDDRVTGKLDSFAPDAAIVHADIDPAEIGKNRHADVPIVGDARHVIDELIAAVTVERSAGKTTDLADWWTQLDDLRNRYPLGYDEPADGTLSPQYVIKRLGEIVGPDAIFVAGVGQHQMWASQFISYEKPYTWLNSGGLGTMGYAVPAAMGAKVGKPDTVVWAVDGDGCFQMTNQELATCALEGIPVKIAVINNGNLGMVRQWQTLFYNERYSNTELGTHKHRIPDFVKLAEALGCVGLRCESPDDVDKTIAAAMEINDAPVVIDFVVGKDAMVWPMVAAGTSNDEIMFARGVRPAFDEDDI; encoded by the coding sequence ATGACGAGACCCACGCCCGAGACCCTCGCCCACACCGCCCGGCGGGCCCGCGCGGCCGAGCCGGCCGGTACCGCCGACCCCGCCGCCTCGCGCGCCGCAGCAGTCCCGGCCGCCCCGGCGGTACGGCCACCCGCCCCGACCGAGGTTTCCGGCGCCGGTTCGCTGGTGCGGTCCCTTGAGGCGCTCGGCGTCGACGTCGTCTTCGGCATCCCCGGCGGCGCGATCCTTCCGGCGTACGACCCGCTCTACGACTCCACCGTCCGGCACATCCTGGTCCGCCACGAGCAGGGCGCCGGTCACGCGGCGACGGGGTACGCGCAGGCCACCGGCAAGGTCGGCGTCTGCATGGCGACCTCCGGCCCGGGTGCGACCAACCTGGTCACCCCGATCGCCGACGCCTACATGGACTCGGTGCCGATGGTGGCGATCACCGGCCAGGTGGCCCGCCCGTCGATCGGCACCGACGCCTTCCAGGAGGCGGACATCCAGGGCATCACCCTGCCGATCACCAAGCACAACTTCCTGGTGCAGAACGCCGACGAGATCCCGCAGGTGCTGGCCCAGGCGTTCCACCTGGCCAGCACGGGCCGGCCCGGCCCGGTGCTCGTCGACATCCCCAAGGACGTCCTCCAGGCGTCGACGACCTTCGCCTGGCCGCCCACGCTGGAACTGCCCGGCTACCGGCCCACCCTGAACCCGCACGGCAAGCAGATCCGCGAGGCGGCCCGGCTGATGGCCGCGGCCCGCCGTCCGGTGCTCTACGTGGGCGGCGGTGTGCTCAAGGCCGGCGCCACCGACGGGCTGCGCCGGCTCGCCGAGCTGACCGGCATCCCGGTCGTCACCACCCTCATGGCGCTCGGTGCCTTCCCCGACTCGCATCCGCAGCACCTGGGGATGCCCGGCATGCACGGCACCGTCTCCGCCGTGTACGGCCTGCAGAAGGCCGACCTGATCGTGGCGCTGGGCGCCCGCTTCGACGACCGCGTCACCGGCAAGCTGGACTCGTTCGCACCGGACGCGGCCATCGTGCACGCCGACATCGACCCGGCCGAGATCGGCAAGAACCGGCACGCGGACGTCCCGATCGTCGGCGACGCCCGGCACGTCATCGACGAGCTGATCGCCGCTGTGACTGTCGAGCGGTCGGCGGGGAAAACCACCGACCTGGCCGACTGGTGGACCCAGCTGGACGACCTGCGCAACCGCTACCCGCTGGGCTACGACGAACCGGCGGACGGCACGCTCTCCCCGCAGTACGTCATCAAGCGGCTGGGTGAGATCGTCGGCCCGGACGCGATCTTCGTGGCCGGTGTGGGGCAGCACCAGATGTGGGCGTCCCAGTTCATCTCGTACGAGAAGCCGTACACCTGGTTGAACTCCGGTGGGCTCGGCACGATGGGCTACGCGGTGCCGGCCGCGATGGGTGCGAAGGTCGGCAAGCCCGACACCGTGGTGTGGGCGGTCGACGGCGACGGCTGTTTCCAGATGACCAACCAGGAGTTGGCCACCTGCGCGCTGGAGGGCATCCCGGTCAAGATCGCCGTCATCAACAACGGCAATCTCGGCATGGTCCGGCAGTGGCAGACGCTGTTCTACAACGAGCGGTACTCCAACACCGAACTCGGCACCCACAAGCACCGCATTCCCGACTTCGTCAAGCTCGCCGAGGCGCTGGGCTGCGTCGGGCTGCGCTGCGAGAGCCCCGACGACGTGGACAAGACCATCGCCGCCGCCATGGAGATCAACGACGCTCCCGTCGTGATCGACTTCGTGGTCGGCAAGGACGCCATGGTCTGGCCGATGGTCGCCGCCGGCACCAGCAACGACGAGATCATGTTCGCCCGTGGCGTTCGCCCGGCCTTCGACGAGGATGACATCTGA
- a CDS encoding putative bifunctional diguanylate cyclase/phosphodiesterase, producing MVAVAALSGLVAVAAAVLLTMVARRRTGLHRPAHVLLAVAAGVSLLSLLAGMVAVLSASDHWAHEQGLRTGWATAAAVGTALSGLAFAAGLLRLPGVAATTAGTARLALDSVTMAAALWFVGWVLFSEPTRLLGDATPMACPAIVVATVSAALGAGLAVIVVFRAAAPRRGLTVLAAGISAVSCGGLGLSAGLCQAGPTMALAGAAVLAAGLLAVAFAVYRDDRPGQIELDLIGRDGEYAVVPMVAMAASATYHLLQGGQFTAPGIVAGIVEGFALVARQYVTLKDVRDYAGRLAEREAHFRELAHTDPLTSLANRRGLLRTLHDSAAAGTPCVLLSLDLDGFKHVNDMRGHGVGDAVLAEVGSRLRGNLRPGDMAARLGGDEFAVLMSARPAEADRVAERLLGVLNRPYDQEEGPVFLSVSIGVAGWAGAPDVDLLLRHADLALRYAKQRGKNRIERYDAAYDQLLRRRTTLEHEMRGAIERDELRLAFQPVASLPSVRPVGAEALLRWHHPELGNVRPDEFIPLAEECGMIATLGAWVLHQACYQLSRWLADGHDVWVSVNVSPRELHAPEYVVQVAEALRAHHVPPQRLVLEVTEHAVATDLDELIRRLTALRLTGVRIALDDFGAGYSSLGQLRRLPIDILKIDHSLVAEHEPVRPVGKDGPAFAPMVDIVMRLGHQLGLEVIAEGVTTPTELAAVVAAGCRFGQGALFGWGVPAEHLEAMLEAATSPGARQSRVPAPRRVPGVSEQVIPSAEGVSAADAPQSVDQHVRSVDSSREMRQA from the coding sequence ATGGTCGCCGTCGCGGCGCTGAGCGGGCTGGTCGCCGTCGCCGCCGCCGTGCTGCTGACCATGGTCGCCCGGCGGCGCACCGGCCTGCACCGGCCGGCGCACGTGCTGCTCGCGGTTGCCGCCGGGGTGTCCCTTCTCAGCCTGCTGGCCGGCATGGTGGCGGTGCTCTCCGCGAGCGACCACTGGGCACACGAGCAGGGTCTGCGCACCGGCTGGGCCACCGCAGCGGCGGTCGGCACCGCGCTGAGCGGCTTGGCCTTCGCGGCCGGTCTGCTCCGGCTGCCGGGGGTTGCCGCCACCACGGCGGGAACGGCCCGGCTCGCCCTGGACAGCGTGACGATGGCGGCGGCGCTGTGGTTCGTCGGTTGGGTGCTCTTCTCCGAACCGACCCGGCTGCTGGGTGACGCCACTCCGATGGCCTGCCCGGCGATCGTGGTGGCCACGGTGAGCGCCGCGCTCGGCGCGGGGCTCGCCGTGATCGTGGTCTTCCGGGCCGCGGCCCCGCGTCGTGGCCTGACGGTGCTGGCCGCCGGGATCAGCGCGGTGAGCTGTGGTGGTCTGGGTCTCAGCGCCGGGCTCTGTCAGGCCGGGCCGACGATGGCGTTGGCCGGCGCTGCGGTGCTGGCCGCCGGCCTGCTGGCCGTCGCGTTCGCGGTGTACCGGGACGACCGGCCGGGGCAGATCGAGCTGGACCTGATCGGGCGCGACGGCGAATACGCAGTGGTTCCGATGGTGGCGATGGCCGCGTCGGCGACCTACCACCTCCTGCAGGGCGGCCAGTTCACCGCGCCGGGCATCGTGGCCGGCATCGTGGAGGGCTTCGCGCTCGTCGCCCGGCAGTACGTCACCCTCAAGGACGTCCGGGACTACGCCGGCCGGCTGGCCGAGCGGGAGGCACACTTTCGCGAGCTGGCCCACACCGACCCGTTGACATCGCTCGCCAACAGGCGGGGTCTGCTGCGCACGTTGCACGACAGCGCGGCGGCCGGCACCCCGTGCGTCCTGCTCAGTCTCGACCTGGACGGCTTCAAGCACGTCAACGACATGCGCGGTCACGGCGTGGGCGACGCCGTCCTGGCCGAGGTGGGCAGCCGGCTGCGCGGCAACCTGCGCCCCGGCGACATGGCGGCACGCCTCGGCGGCGACGAGTTCGCCGTCCTCATGTCGGCTCGGCCGGCCGAGGCGGACCGGGTCGCCGAGCGGCTGCTGGGGGTGCTCAACCGTCCGTACGACCAGGAGGAGGGGCCGGTCTTCCTGTCGGTGAGCATCGGTGTGGCCGGGTGGGCGGGCGCACCGGACGTGGACCTGCTGCTGCGGCACGCGGACCTGGCCCTGCGCTACGCCAAGCAGCGCGGCAAGAACCGGATCGAGCGTTACGACGCCGCGTACGACCAGTTGCTGCGCCGGCGCACGACGCTGGAGCACGAGATGCGCGGTGCCATCGAGCGCGACGAGCTGCGGCTGGCCTTCCAGCCGGTGGCGTCGCTGCCGTCGGTCCGGCCGGTCGGTGCCGAGGCGCTGCTCCGGTGGCACCATCCCGAGCTGGGCAACGTACGCCCGGACGAGTTCATCCCCCTCGCCGAGGAGTGCGGGATGATCGCCACGCTCGGCGCCTGGGTGCTGCACCAGGCCTGCTACCAGCTCTCGCGGTGGCTCGCCGACGGGCACGACGTCTGGGTCTCGGTGAACGTCTCACCCCGCGAGCTGCACGCCCCCGAGTACGTGGTGCAGGTCGCCGAGGCGCTGCGCGCCCACCACGTGCCGCCGCAGCGGCTCGTGCTGGAGGTCACCGAGCACGCGGTCGCCACCGACCTGGACGAGCTGATCCGACGGTTGACAGCGCTGCGGCTGACCGGTGTGCGGATCGCCCTGGACGACTTCGGCGCCGGCTACTCCTCGTTGGGGCAGCTGCGTCGTCTGCCGATCGACATTCTCAAGATCGACCACAGTCTGGTGGCCGAGCACGAGCCGGTCCGCCCGGTGGGCAAGGACGGCCCGGCGTTCGCCCCAATGGTCGACATCGTGATGCGGCTGGGTCACCAGTTGGGATTGGAGGTCATCGCCGAGGGTGTGACCACGCCCACCGAGTTGGCAGCGGTGGTCGCTGCCGGCTGCCGGTTCGGTCAGGGCGCCCTCTTCGGCTGGGGAGTGCCTGCCGAGCACCTGGAGGCGATGCTGGAGGCGGCCACCTCGCCGGGTGCGCGGCAAAGCCGGGTGCCCGCTCCGCGCCGGGTTCCGGGGGTTTCCGAGCAGGTCATCCCCTCTGCAGAGGGCGTGTCGGCGGCCGACGCGCCGCAGTCCGTTGACCAACATGTGAGATCAGTTGACTCATCGCGTGAGATGCGTCAGGCTTAG